From the genome of Papaver somniferum cultivar HN1 chromosome 2, ASM357369v1, whole genome shotgun sequence, one region includes:
- the LOC113347087 gene encoding nuclear pore complex protein NUP98A-like isoform X2 — translation MFGSTSPFGQSSTSPFGSQQQSVFGQNNNTASNPFAPKPFGSTNPFGSQTGGSIFGGNSTGVFGGTQASSPLPSTPTFGNTASAPSFGGSVPSFGSPTPAFGSGSSLFGQKPAFGGFGSTPPSQPSPFGGSTFQQTQSAFGGNAFSSSAPFGAQSQPAFGTNSSPAFGATNTPAFGAPTTPAFGAATTPAFGSQPTAAFGAATTPAFGSQPTSTFGSGGGFGTPAFGSTSAPAFGSTSTPAFGSTSTPAFGSTSAASITPFGAQPFSFGTTPAFGQTNSGFGSTPFGSTPSVFGAQSSSFGTQTTTPSTFGSPGSFGQPGFSGGQQQRGGSRVVAYAPTVEADQSGAQSSGKLESISAMPVYKEKSHEELRWEDYQLGDKGGPNPAGQPSSIGGFGTTTTPQPNPFGSTPTNPFTSTTAANPFGQKTSSFPSTPSFGTSGFNTSTPSNPFATGSSPSTTSVFGQPSTPFFGTTSNSTPSNTTSLFNQTPGSTNTFGTGLSIGTTPAFPRTNNLFGTSSSTFAPSTTSSFSQPTNAFTPPNSGFGNNMFNSTPSQPSSSTSLFGQTNPSQQSQPAFSFPNFGQQQQQQPAGGGFGAATGFGATSSIFNSASNVFGQNAFGQQPIGNQSNTVAPQPAAVATNPFGTLPTMPQISIGHTGSAPSIQYGISNMPVVDKPAPVRVSSLLTSRHLSQRRIRLPARRSQAKSDSARVPFFSDDEEAPSTPKADALFIPRENPRALVIRPLEHWTSRTSAEKSKDTNNIPLHENGKLSEKDSGSSLNGSINQEKHKSNPSLGENGHDKERTQPAKSSQKANGVVHEDHSKNTQNGDSYITLNGHRAGEAAIVYEHGADIEALMPKLCHSDYYTEPRIQELAAKERAEPGFCRRVKDFVVGRHGFGSIKFAGETDVRNLDLESLVQFNNREVIVYLDESKKPPVGQGLNKAAVVTLLNIKCFDKKTGQQYTEGVKVEKYKEMLMKKARDQGAEFVSYDPIKGEWKFRVDHFSRYMLDDTDEEVGVEVALLAC, via the exons ATGTTCGGTTCTACAAGCC CTTTTGGGCAGTCATCAACTAGCCCATTTGGTTCACAGCAACAGTCGGTTTTCGGGCAAAACAACAATACTGCTAGCAATCCTTTTGCTCCTAAACCTTTTGGTAGTACAAATCCGTTTGGTTCTCAGACAGGAGGCTCTATCTTTGGCGGCAATTCGACTGGTGTGTTCGGAGGAACTCAGGCTTCTTCGCCGTTGCCTTCTACTCCGACATTTGGAAACACTGCATCAGCCCCTAGCTTCGGAGGTTCAGTGCCTTCGTTCGGCTCTCCGACTCCAGCTTTTGGCAGCG gaTCTTCTCTATTCGGGCAGAAGCCTGCTTTTGGCGGCTTTGGATCTACTCCTCCTAGTCAGCCAAGTCCATTTGGGGGTAGCACGTTCCAACAAACCCAATCGGCATTTGGAGGCAATGCATTTAGTTCATCCGCTCCTTTTGGTGCACAAAGTCAACCTGCATTTGGTACTAATAGCAGCCCTGCTTTCGGAGCGACAAACACTCCTGCTTTCGGTGCTCCTACTACTCCGGCCTTCGGTGCTGCAACTACACCGGCCTTCGGGTCTCAACCAACTGCAGCCTTCGGTGCTGCAACTACACCAGCCTTTGGGTCTCAACCAACTTCAACATTTGGATCAGGAGGGGGATTTGGCACTCCAGCATTTGGTTCCACAAGCGCTCCAGCATTTGGTTCCACAAGCACTCCAGCATTTGGTTCCACGAGCACTCCAGCATTTGGTTCTACAAGTGCTGCTTCCATCACTCCTTTTGGGGCTCAACCTTTTAGTTTTGGAACAACCCCTGCATTTGGCCAAACAAATTCTGGATTTGGTAGTACCCCTTTTGGTTCAACTCCGTCTGTCTTTGGAGCCCAAAGTTCTTCCTTCG GTACCCAGACTACAACACCCTCTACATTTGGATCTCCAGGTTCCTTTGGGCAGCCAGGTTTTAGTGGTGGTCAACAACAACGTGGTGGAAGCAGAGTAGTGGCTTACGCTCCTACAGTTGAGGCTGATCAATCTGGTGCACAGAGTTCTGGAAAACTTGAATCCATATCAGCTATGCCTGTTTATAAAGAGAAAAGTCATGAAGAACTGAGGTGGGAAGATTACCAGTTGGGTGATAAAG GTGGGCCGAATCCTGCTGGTCAGCCATCATCCATTGGAGGCTTTGGCACAACGACTACTCCACAACCGAATCCTTTTGGGTCTACACCGACAAATCCATTTACATCTACGACAGCTGCCAACCCATTTGGTCAGAAAACAAGTAGCTTTCCTTCTACTCCTAGTTTCGGCACTTCAGGGTTTAATACATCAACACCATCAAACCCTTTTGCAACAGGTTCATCACCCTCAACAACAAGTGTATTTGGGCAACCCAGTACTCCTTTTTTTGGAACTACTTCTAACAGTACTCCTTCAAATACAACCTCGCTTTTCAATCAAACACCCGGATCAACCAACACATTTGGTACAGGGCTGAGTATTGGTACAACACCTGCATTCCCACGGACAAATAATCTTTTTGGGACTTCTAGTTCAACCTTTGCACCAAGCACCACGTCTTCCTTTTCTCAGCCAACGAATGCATTTACTCCACCAAATTCTGGCTTCGGGAACAATATGTTCAATTCAACACCGTCTCAGCCTTCTTCTAGCACTTCATTGTTTGGCCAAACAAAT CCATCACAACAGAGTCAGCCAGCTTTTTCCTTTCCCAACTTtggtcaacaacaacaacaacagccaGCAG GTGGTGGTTTTGGTGCGGCAACTGGTTTTGGAGCTACATCAAGCATTTTTAACAGTGCGTCAAATGTTTTCGGCCAGAACGCCTTTGGTCAACA GCCTATTGGCAACCAAAGTAATACGGTGGCACCACAACCAGCTGCTGTTGCAACGAATCCTTTTGGAACACTTCCTACAATGCCTCAAATATCAATTGGACATACAGGATCTGCACCATCAATTCAATATGGAATATCTAACATGCCT gtCGTTGACAAACCCGCACCTGTCCGAGTTTCCTCCTTGTTGACTTCTAGACATTTGTCTCAGAGGAGGATTAGGTTACCTGCCAGGAGATCCCAAGCTAAGAGCGACAGTGCAAGG GTGCCATTTTTCAGTGATGATGAGGAAGCTCCTAGCACACCAAAAGCAGATGCCCTTTTTATTCCAAGGGAGAATCCAAGAGCTCTTGTTATACGTCCTCTTGAACATTGGACCTCCAGAACCTCTGCAGAAAAATCTAAGGATACTAACAATATTCCTCTGCACGAGAACG GTAAACTCTCCGAAAAAGATTCAGGTTCAAGTTTGAATGGCTCTATCAATCAGGAAAAACATA AGAGTAATCCATCATTGGGGGAAAATGGCCACGACAAGGAGCGGACTCAACCTGCTAAATCCAGCCAAAAGGCAAATGGGGTTGTTCACGAGGATCATTCCAAGAACACCCAAAATGGGGACTCATACATCACACTGAATGGTCACAGAGCTGGTGAGGCAGCCATTGTATATGAACACGGGGCAGATATCGAGGCACTGATGCCGAAACTCTGCCACTCTGACTACTACACAGAGCCTCGAATTCAAGAACTAGCTGCCAAGGAGAGGGCAGAGCCAGGGTTCTGCCGCAGGGTGAAGGACTTCGTGGTGGGAAGGCATGGGTTTGGTAGCATCAAGTTTGCAGGAGAGACTGATGTACGGAACCTTGACCTGGAATCCCTCGTACAGTTCAACAACCGGGAGGTGATAGTTTACCTGGATGAGAGTAAGAAGCCCCCAGTAGGGCAAGGACTGAACAAGGCCGCAGTGGTGACACTCCTCAACATCAAGTGCTTTGATAAGAAAACTGGACAACAATACACGGAGGGGGTGAAGGTTGAAAAGTACAAGGAGATGCTGATGAAGAAGGCTCGTGACCAGGGTGCTGAGTTTGTTTCTTATGATCCTATCAAGGGAGAGTGGAAGTTCAGGGTGGATCACTTCAGTCGGTACATGCTTGATGACACTGATGAGGAAGTTGGTGTTGAAGTGGCGCTTTTAGCATGTTGA
- the LOC113350717 gene encoding replication protein A 70 kDa DNA-binding subunit D-like, whose protein sequence is MAYTMLHISGQAAQSPAILSLKEFQLKNGIGPWMTRVRIVRMWHELDFMRTDDVTSLDLLLLDDDDDMIHAIVQKNYIWKFEPLLEEGILLGLTNLTFAPEKKMFRPCQNDYRAYFNWNTDVTPLESTTAPIPRHKFFFKEFEALVADATNTYLTDVVGLLTSYTNLQQVKRSSGDVAFMRELTLDNIRYLLRLEVQDPT, encoded by the exons ATGGCTTATACAATGCTGCATATCTCTGGGCAAGCCGCACAGTCTCCTGCAATCCTCAGTTTGAAAGAATTTCAGCTCAAAAATGGTATTGGACCATGGATGACACGAGTTCGAATCGTTCGAATGTGGCACGAGCTGGACTTCATGAGAACTGATGATGTTACTAGCCTCGATTTGCTCCTGCTAGATGACGAT GATGATATGATACACGCAATTGTTCAGAAAAATTACATCTGGAAATTTGAACCCCTGCTAGAAGAGGGAATACTACTTGGTCTTACCAATTTGACATTTGCACCAGAGAAAAAAATGTTCCGCCCCTGCCAGAATGACTACCGTGCATACTTTAATTGGAATACTGATGTTACTCCTCTTGAGTCCACCACCGCACCCATTCCTCGCCACAAGTTCTTTTTCAAAGAATTTGAAGCACTTGTAGCTGATGCCACCAATACCTACCTTACTG ATGTAGTGGGTTTGTTAACCAGCTACACAAACTTGCAGCAAGTTAAGCGAAGTTCTGGCGATGTAGCCTTCATGCGCGAACTAACCCTCGATAACATAAG ATACCTTCTGCGATTGGAAGTTCAAGACCCAACATGA
- the LOC113347087 gene encoding nuclear pore complex protein NUP98A-like isoform X1, translating into MFGSTSPAFGQSSTSPFGSQQQSVFGQNNNTASNPFAPKPFGSTNPFGSQTGGSIFGGNSTGVFGGTQASSPLPSTPTFGNTASAPSFGGSVPSFGSPTPAFGSGSSLFGQKPAFGGFGSTPPSQPSPFGGSTFQQTQSAFGGNAFSSSAPFGAQSQPAFGTNSSPAFGATNTPAFGAPTTPAFGAATTPAFGSQPTAAFGAATTPAFGSQPTSTFGSGGGFGTPAFGSTSAPAFGSTSTPAFGSTSTPAFGSTSAASITPFGAQPFSFGTTPAFGQTNSGFGSTPFGSTPSVFGAQSSSFGTQTTTPSTFGSPGSFGQPGFSGGQQQRGGSRVVAYAPTVEADQSGAQSSGKLESISAMPVYKEKSHEELRWEDYQLGDKGGPNPAGQPSSIGGFGTTTTPQPNPFGSTPTNPFTSTTAANPFGQKTSSFPSTPSFGTSGFNTSTPSNPFATGSSPSTTSVFGQPSTPFFGTTSNSTPSNTTSLFNQTPGSTNTFGTGLSIGTTPAFPRTNNLFGTSSSTFAPSTTSSFSQPTNAFTPPNSGFGNNMFNSTPSQPSSSTSLFGQTNPSQQSQPAFSFPNFGQQQQQQPAGGGFGAATGFGATSSIFNSASNVFGQNAFGQQPIGNQSNTVAPQPAAVATNPFGTLPTMPQISIGHTGSAPSIQYGISNMPVVDKPAPVRVSSLLTSRHLSQRRIRLPARRSQAKSDSARVPFFSDDEEAPSTPKADALFIPRENPRALVIRPLEHWTSRTSAEKSKDTNNIPLHENGKLSEKDSGSSLNGSINQEKHKSNPSLGENGHDKERTQPAKSSQKANGVVHEDHSKNTQNGDSYITLNGHRAGEAAIVYEHGADIEALMPKLCHSDYYTEPRIQELAAKERAEPGFCRRVKDFVVGRHGFGSIKFAGETDVRNLDLESLVQFNNREVIVYLDESKKPPVGQGLNKAAVVTLLNIKCFDKKTGQQYTEGVKVEKYKEMLMKKARDQGAEFVSYDPIKGEWKFRVDHFSRYMLDDTDEEVGVEVALLAC; encoded by the exons ATGTTCGGTTCTACAAGCC CAGCTTTTGGGCAGTCATCAACTAGCCCATTTGGTTCACAGCAACAGTCGGTTTTCGGGCAAAACAACAATACTGCTAGCAATCCTTTTGCTCCTAAACCTTTTGGTAGTACAAATCCGTTTGGTTCTCAGACAGGAGGCTCTATCTTTGGCGGCAATTCGACTGGTGTGTTCGGAGGAACTCAGGCTTCTTCGCCGTTGCCTTCTACTCCGACATTTGGAAACACTGCATCAGCCCCTAGCTTCGGAGGTTCAGTGCCTTCGTTCGGCTCTCCGACTCCAGCTTTTGGCAGCG gaTCTTCTCTATTCGGGCAGAAGCCTGCTTTTGGCGGCTTTGGATCTACTCCTCCTAGTCAGCCAAGTCCATTTGGGGGTAGCACGTTCCAACAAACCCAATCGGCATTTGGAGGCAATGCATTTAGTTCATCCGCTCCTTTTGGTGCACAAAGTCAACCTGCATTTGGTACTAATAGCAGCCCTGCTTTCGGAGCGACAAACACTCCTGCTTTCGGTGCTCCTACTACTCCGGCCTTCGGTGCTGCAACTACACCGGCCTTCGGGTCTCAACCAACTGCAGCCTTCGGTGCTGCAACTACACCAGCCTTTGGGTCTCAACCAACTTCAACATTTGGATCAGGAGGGGGATTTGGCACTCCAGCATTTGGTTCCACAAGCGCTCCAGCATTTGGTTCCACAAGCACTCCAGCATTTGGTTCCACGAGCACTCCAGCATTTGGTTCTACAAGTGCTGCTTCCATCACTCCTTTTGGGGCTCAACCTTTTAGTTTTGGAACAACCCCTGCATTTGGCCAAACAAATTCTGGATTTGGTAGTACCCCTTTTGGTTCAACTCCGTCTGTCTTTGGAGCCCAAAGTTCTTCCTTCG GTACCCAGACTACAACACCCTCTACATTTGGATCTCCAGGTTCCTTTGGGCAGCCAGGTTTTAGTGGTGGTCAACAACAACGTGGTGGAAGCAGAGTAGTGGCTTACGCTCCTACAGTTGAGGCTGATCAATCTGGTGCACAGAGTTCTGGAAAACTTGAATCCATATCAGCTATGCCTGTTTATAAAGAGAAAAGTCATGAAGAACTGAGGTGGGAAGATTACCAGTTGGGTGATAAAG GTGGGCCGAATCCTGCTGGTCAGCCATCATCCATTGGAGGCTTTGGCACAACGACTACTCCACAACCGAATCCTTTTGGGTCTACACCGACAAATCCATTTACATCTACGACAGCTGCCAACCCATTTGGTCAGAAAACAAGTAGCTTTCCTTCTACTCCTAGTTTCGGCACTTCAGGGTTTAATACATCAACACCATCAAACCCTTTTGCAACAGGTTCATCACCCTCAACAACAAGTGTATTTGGGCAACCCAGTACTCCTTTTTTTGGAACTACTTCTAACAGTACTCCTTCAAATACAACCTCGCTTTTCAATCAAACACCCGGATCAACCAACACATTTGGTACAGGGCTGAGTATTGGTACAACACCTGCATTCCCACGGACAAATAATCTTTTTGGGACTTCTAGTTCAACCTTTGCACCAAGCACCACGTCTTCCTTTTCTCAGCCAACGAATGCATTTACTCCACCAAATTCTGGCTTCGGGAACAATATGTTCAATTCAACACCGTCTCAGCCTTCTTCTAGCACTTCATTGTTTGGCCAAACAAAT CCATCACAACAGAGTCAGCCAGCTTTTTCCTTTCCCAACTTtggtcaacaacaacaacaacagccaGCAG GTGGTGGTTTTGGTGCGGCAACTGGTTTTGGAGCTACATCAAGCATTTTTAACAGTGCGTCAAATGTTTTCGGCCAGAACGCCTTTGGTCAACA GCCTATTGGCAACCAAAGTAATACGGTGGCACCACAACCAGCTGCTGTTGCAACGAATCCTTTTGGAACACTTCCTACAATGCCTCAAATATCAATTGGACATACAGGATCTGCACCATCAATTCAATATGGAATATCTAACATGCCT gtCGTTGACAAACCCGCACCTGTCCGAGTTTCCTCCTTGTTGACTTCTAGACATTTGTCTCAGAGGAGGATTAGGTTACCTGCCAGGAGATCCCAAGCTAAGAGCGACAGTGCAAGG GTGCCATTTTTCAGTGATGATGAGGAAGCTCCTAGCACACCAAAAGCAGATGCCCTTTTTATTCCAAGGGAGAATCCAAGAGCTCTTGTTATACGTCCTCTTGAACATTGGACCTCCAGAACCTCTGCAGAAAAATCTAAGGATACTAACAATATTCCTCTGCACGAGAACG GTAAACTCTCCGAAAAAGATTCAGGTTCAAGTTTGAATGGCTCTATCAATCAGGAAAAACATA AGAGTAATCCATCATTGGGGGAAAATGGCCACGACAAGGAGCGGACTCAACCTGCTAAATCCAGCCAAAAGGCAAATGGGGTTGTTCACGAGGATCATTCCAAGAACACCCAAAATGGGGACTCATACATCACACTGAATGGTCACAGAGCTGGTGAGGCAGCCATTGTATATGAACACGGGGCAGATATCGAGGCACTGATGCCGAAACTCTGCCACTCTGACTACTACACAGAGCCTCGAATTCAAGAACTAGCTGCCAAGGAGAGGGCAGAGCCAGGGTTCTGCCGCAGGGTGAAGGACTTCGTGGTGGGAAGGCATGGGTTTGGTAGCATCAAGTTTGCAGGAGAGACTGATGTACGGAACCTTGACCTGGAATCCCTCGTACAGTTCAACAACCGGGAGGTGATAGTTTACCTGGATGAGAGTAAGAAGCCCCCAGTAGGGCAAGGACTGAACAAGGCCGCAGTGGTGACACTCCTCAACATCAAGTGCTTTGATAAGAAAACTGGACAACAATACACGGAGGGGGTGAAGGTTGAAAAGTACAAGGAGATGCTGATGAAGAAGGCTCGTGACCAGGGTGCTGAGTTTGTTTCTTATGATCCTATCAAGGGAGAGTGGAAGTTCAGGGTGGATCACTTCAGTCGGTACATGCTTGATGACACTGATGAGGAAGTTGGTGTTGAAGTGGCGCTTTTAGCATGTTGA